Genomic window (candidate division WOR-3 bacterium):
GCGCCGACGATAATCGAGACTATCCCGAATCCGACGAGCATGTTGAACAATCCCGGTGCATTGATGCGATTCAGCCCGAAAACGTTGAACACCACCCGGCTCATCGCATACACGCCGACGACCTTGCTGAACACACCCGCCAGCACCGCGGCAACCGGCGCGGGTGCGGACAGGTACGCGTCTGGCATCCAGGAATGGAACGGTACCATCGCCATCTTGATGGCAAATCCGACAAGCATCGTGGCCAGGACAAACCAGTAGAAAGGCGTCCGGGTCAGGCTTTCGAGCACCCGGGACATGTCGGCCATGTTCAGGGTCGAGGCCCGGGCATAGAGCAGCGCAATCGAAAAAAGGATGACAAGGCTGCCAATCTCGGCCATGACCATGTACTTGAACCCGGCCTCGGTCTCACCCGCACCTGTTCCGAACGCCACCAGCGCATAGGACGATATTGCCGAAATCTCGATGAACACAAACATGTTGAACATGTCGCCCGAAATTGCCACGCCGTTCATTCCGACAAGCATCAGCATGAACAGGGTGTAGTACTTCCAGCGACCCGTGAACTGGTCAAGATAACGCAGGGAGAAAAGCAGTGCCGGGAACCCAACCAGGTTCGCCACAAGCACAACGAGCGCGGTCAGGGAATCGTAAACGAGCACGATACCGAACTGCTGCGGCCAGTTGCCCATCCGATATACCAGCCCCGGCGCCCCTGATGAAAGCAGCACCAGACCGTACACCGACAGGCCAACGAGCAATGCACCAACTAGGTTACCGATGAGGTCCGCAAATCCCTTCCACACCCGGGAAAGCAGGGGTATCAGGAAGGCACCGGCCAGTGGCAGCACCACGAAAAGTGGAACGAATCGCTCGTACATCATATCACCCGCGCAGCCGTCTGATCTCGGTAATGTCGAACGTCTTGTACTTCTCGTAGATTCTCATCGCCAGCGCAAGCATCAGCGCCGTCGTCGCCAAGCCGATGACAATCGCCGTCAGGACCAGCGCCTGAGGTAGCGGGTCAACAAAGTTCTTGCGCATTGCGAGCCCGGTCACAATCGGCGCAATCGCACCCTGCTTGAACCCAACAAGGGCGAAAAACAGGTTTATCGAGTACTCCATCAGGCTGAACCCGATTATCATCTTGATGAGATTCCGCTTCAGTACGACCGCGTACAACCCCACCAGAAAGAGCAGCACGCAAGCCAGGTATGGAATCATCACTTACGTCCTTTCAGTCCTGTCCATCCGGCCATCTGGTTCCCACGACCGGTTGGACCGTGATGCTTGCGAATCGGTCATTTCCGGTTACTCCTCCATCACAAACCGCGAAGCACCAAGCGCCAGGAAGATCGCGAACAACCCGGCTCCGACCTTGATGCCGATGGCGATGTTGGCTAAAGGAATCGTGCCCGCGCTCACCAGCGAAAGCGGCCGACCGACCCAGAACCAGACGTTGTTCAGGAACGACACGCCGGCCAGATACCCCGCAAGACCGATGGATATGAACATAAGTCCGCCGACACTCTCGAATATTGAGGAGAAAGTGTAGCGATGCTGCTCAACGTTCTCGACCGAGCCGAAGGCAAGCGAAACGAGGATAAAGGAACCAGCAACCAAGACTCCACCGGCAAAACCTCCGCCCGGGGTCAGATGCCCGTGCAGAACGATGTACCAGCCATAGAGGAATAGCATTCCGGAAACCAGCCGCGCAATCGTCTGGACAATAGCCGACATGCCGCGGCGCTCCGGTTGTCCAGTTCCTGCCATCTCTCGTTCTTCCGGCCGCTCCATCTCAGTCAACCTCGTCTTCCGTGTGGTCGCGGCGACCGAACCGGCGTACCACGGTCAGGACTCCGACCACGGCAGTGAATAGCACGACCGCCTCACCCAGCGTATCATAGGCCCGGTAGTCAAGAATTATCGCTGCCACAACGTTAGCCGCGCCGGTCTGCTTGAGACCGGCATCAATATACGCCGAAGCCACACTCATCAGCGGCGAACCGAACACCGGCAGCTCGCGCAACACCACGGATAATAGACCGGCAAAAACGACTGCAAATACGCCGAAGATAGCCGCCGGCACAATCATGTCCGCACCAAAAGCCTTGCCCACGGTCGTATCCTCGTGTGTTGTTCTGAGAATGACCGCGGCAAAGAACACAACTGACAGAATCTCGACCACGATTTGCACGATGGCCAAGTCCGGCGCCTGCACGAGGATGAATATCACCGCGACACTGAAGCCGACCAAACCCATTGCCACCGCCGCAGCCAAAAGGTCGCGCACCTGGATCGCCACAACCGCGGCCGCAAGCATTGCAACGAGTAGCACGTATAGTTCAATCATCGTTCACACTATCAGTATAATCGAGTAGAACAGCACCGCACCCAGGAGCACAAGCGCTAGGTAAATCGGCAGCTCGCCCAGCATCAGTCGACCTAGTCCCGCGCCGGCCCGGACAAGCAGCGAACTTATATAATGATAGAACAATTCGAGCGCAGCATCAATCGCCCGCCTGAAAACAACACCCACTGCCTGGAGCAAACCCACAACCCAGTTGTACAGGTCAAACGCACCAGTCTCACCAAAGCGCAGAAGGTCACCCAGGACCGGCATCTGCTTGACCGGCGAATAGAATGCAGTTCCCGGCACCCGGCTTGCCTCTTCGTCGGCTATCTTCTCGCCACCGACAAACGTCGCTCCCTCCACCGGCCGACGGACCGTACCCAGAAGGTAAATCACCAAGCCGATGCCAAGTGCCACCAAGATAAGCAGAGTGGTCAGCACTGGTTGCCAGATTCCGAAAGGCTCGACTGCAAAGGGCAGCGCCGGGTAGATTAGCCCGCGCAATGGCAACTGATAAGCGAATATCCCGAACACAATGCACAAGAGCGCCAGTATCACTGTCGGCAGCCACATTGTGAAACTGCCTTCCCGAACCCGGGCGAGGTTCTGAGGTCGCTGGCCAAGGAACACCGCGTGCAAAAGTTTGAGAAAAGATGCCAGGGTCAATACGCTACCGAGCATTGCCGCCACAAGGAAGACCGGGTAGAGTCGGCTCCCCTCGCGCGCGAGGTCAATAATTCCTTGATATACCATCCATTTGGATACGAAGCCGTTCAGCGGCGGCACACCGGCAATCGCCAGCGCACACACAAGGAACGAGAAGAAGGTCAAAGGCATCTGCCTAGTCAGCCCGCCCAGCTTCTCAATCTCGTCGTTCTTTGTCCAGTACTCGACCGACCCCGCCGCAAGGAACAAGCCCGACTTGTAGGTGGCGTGGTTGAGCATATGGAACAGGCCGCCGGCAACACCAACCGGCGTGCCAGTGCCGATGCCCAGCACCATGTACCCGACCTGGGACACGGCGTGAAAAGAAAGCAGCCGCATCACCCGTTTCTGTACCAGCGCCATCATCACCGCAGCCAGTACTGTCAGCGCACCAATTCCCATCATCACGTTGCGCAGAACCATGTTGGTCGAGATGTTGAACATATAGACCGAGATCCGGGTGAGCAGGTAGATGCCGAGCAACTTGTCGAGTGAGGCCGGAATGAACGCCATGACCGTGGCCGGCGAACTCTCCGAGGCCTGCGGTATCCAGGTGTGCAGCGGCATCGAGCCAGCCTTGGCCAGGGCACCGGTTGCAATCAGTACAAAGGCTGCAATGTTCGCCGGGTCGGTAAGGCCCATCGGCGCACGCGGGGCAAGGTCGGTCCAGCCGCTACCCGCAAGCAGAATCCCGATTCCGAGCAGCATCGCAAAGTCTGATAACCCGACTACGACCAGTGCCTTGCGCGCCGCTTTCTCCGCACCAGCGTCGCCGACCAGCAGCAGGCCGTAAAGAATCACCAGCAGCACTCCCCAGAAGAAAAGCAACGTCACAAGGTTTGCCGCCAGAAGCACGCCGTTCGAGCAGGCCAGCGCCACCAGCAGATAGAAGTAGTAGCCCCTCGTACCGTGCCAGGTTTTCATGTAGCGGAACGAGAAAAGCACAATGAGTACCCCGAATACCGCCACGAACACCAGGATGAAGCCAGACAGCGGATCGAGCCGGAACGATACTGGGAAGAGGGCGGTTTCAAACCACTGGTAGATGACCGTGTCGTGCCGCGAGCGCAAGAAGAGTCTGAGCGCAAAGTAAAGATTCAGCATCGTGCCGACAAAGCTGAACTCATTACGCAACCGGCCAACAAGATACCCAGCGAGCCCGAACGCAGCTGGTACGAGCAGCATTACAAAGAAGGGATGCATCAGGAAATCCTCTCCTCCGCGAGCGTACGACGCCCACAATCAGGAACAATACCGGTAACCCCTCCGAACAGCTCTCCGGCCTTCCGACTCTCCGGCTTTCTGGCTTTCTGGCTTTCTGACCTTCTGGCTCTCCGGCTTTCCGGCTTTCCGCCTCTCCTCATAATAGGCTCCCCGCGATACTCTGTTCGACCCACCGGCCGAAAATGGGGAAAAGAACCCCAAACGCAACCGACACGACTGCGAAGACCGCAACCACCGCCGTCAATAGCGGGTATTCCCGGCCGACAATTCCAGGTTTCGGCTCGCCGGTGAAAATCCGGTACAGTCTGAGCATGTAGAGCACGGTCATGACTGCTGCAGCCAGTGCACCGACTGCGATGATGAGATTTGCCTGCAGTGCGGCCACGACAACGTACAGCTTGCCGAAGAAGCCAAAAAGTGGCGGCAACCCGACAATTGACAGCGCCAGCAGCGCCACCGAAACTGCGGTAACCGGCATCGTGTTCGACACTCCGGACAACTCGTCAATGTTGCGCTTGTGGGTTGCCCGCTCCACTTCACCCACTGCCAAAAACAGTCCGGCCTTGGCCAGCGCGTGCGCTGCCAGGTACACGACCGCCGCAAACAACCCCAGCCCGGGCGCTAAGGCAAGTCCGATAAAGACATACCCGAGCTGGCTGACCGTGGAAAGGGCCAGGACACGCTTGTAGTCCTTTTCCCACAGGGCATTGCCCGCGGCCACAAGCGAACCGGCCAGCCCGAGCCCAGCAACGAGCAATGGCCACCACGCCGGCAGTTGCATGTTTCCCTGTACGAATATACGGAAGTACGCAACCAGTCCAATCTTGGCGACGACTCCGGACAAAACAGCACTCATCGGCGATGGTGCCGCAGTGTGCGCATCGGGGAGCCAAACGTAGAACGGCATGCTCGCCGACTTGGTCAGCATACCAGCCAGAATCAAGAGTGCGGAAAGGATGCTCCACGTACCACCTGGCAGATAGGTGATAGCCAGGGTGTATTGCTCGACGAATACCATCGCGAATCCTACGAGCATCAGCACCGAGCCAGAAAAGGTCAAAAGGACCGTCTTCTGAGCGAACTTGACTTCCTTCTCCCCACGATAGAACGCTACCAGCCGCCAGGTCGCAATCCCGGCAATCTCCCAGAAGAGATAGATTACGAGCAGGTTCTGCGACAGGCAAAGCCCCACGAGCGCACCCAGCATAATAAGCAGGAAGCTATAGTACTCATGCTGGAACTCATACCAACGCATGTAGTAGAGCGAGTAAATTGTAACTAGAAGCCACACAAGTCCGAACACTGCGGCAAACAGAAGCCCGACGCCATCCACCAGAAACACCGGTGCTGTCTGAACCTTGAGCAGACCAAAGTACCACAGGTTATGCGACCCAGTCCCAGCCAGAAGCCACAGCACGGCAATGCAGCCCATGACCGCAACCGTGCTAAGCATGGCCAGCAGGTTGCGCAGCCAGACCGGCATTCGACGGGCAACGAGAATCAGGAGCCCAATTACTATCGGCCCGAGAATCGCTCCAGCAACAAGCCCGCTCATCGCCGCATCTTCTCCCGTATCTGCTCGGTCTTCTGCCATGACAACCTTAGCAGATCTTGCCAAGTGTACTTCTGCCTGCCATCCTCGAATGCAGCCATGCGCTCAGTACAGCAGTAGCACGGGTCAACCGCAGCCAGGGTCAGGGCCGCATCCGCAATCGAGCCATCCCGCACTGCCACCACGTTCGAGGCGATGTTCATGTAACTGGGCGCTCTGACCTTGTGCCGCAGGGGTCGGTTCGAGCCGTCCGAGCGGATGTAGTGGAACACCTCGCCCCGCGGCGCTTCGGTCCGTCCGCAACCCTCACCCGGCGGGATTTCCTCAATCCGGGTCTGAATTGGGCCATCCGGCAGGTTCTCCAGGCACTGTCGCACAATCTTCACTGATTCGAATATCTCAAGCAACCTTACTCTGGCCTTGGCGAACACGTCGCCTTCCTCGGCGACGACCACATCCCATCTAACCTCATCGTACGCACAATGCGGGTCGTCGTGCCGCACATCCCAGGGCACGCCGGACCCGCGCGCTGTCGGCCCGACTGTCGAGTAGGCAATCGCATCCGACTTTTTCAAGATGCCCACGCCTTCCAGCCGACTGCGGATGACCGGGTCGTCAAGCACGGCCTTGGTCAGCATCATCGTCTTCTTCTCAACCAGGTCAAGCGCTGCGAGTATTTCGGGGACCTGCTCCTTGCTTATGTCCCGCCTGACCCCGCCCGGCTTGTTGGCTGCGTAGTGGTTTCGGTTCCCGGTGATCATCTCGAACACCGCAAGAATGTCCTCACGGTATCGCCAAGCCCACATCCACACCGTGTTGTACCCGATGAAGTGACCGGCCAAACCTACCCACAAGAGGTGCGAGTGAATCCTTTCAAGCTCGTGAATGATGCTTCGGATGTAGTTCGCCCGGGGCGGAGGCTTCACGCCCGCGCAGTCTTCGATCGCAAGAACACACGCCAGGGGGTGCGAGTTCGAACAGATGCCGCAAATCCGCTCGACCAGGAACGGAATCTGGTCATAGGTCAGTTCCGGCGAGATGAACTCGTGTCCGCGGTGGTTGTAGCCAAGGTGAATCTCAAGGTCCACAACCTTCTCACCCTCGACCACGAGCTTGAAGAACTCCGGTTCTTCCTGCAGAGGATGGAACGGCCCAATCGGCACTATCCGCCGGCTATTATCGGCCATGGGCTTCTGCCCTCCGTTCGTAATCTCTGCGCAACGGGTGCTTATTCGGGTCCCAGTCGGTGTCTGAAGTCAATAGCGGCTCCATGTTCGGATGGCCGGGAAACTCGATACCAAGCAGCTCGTGCATCTCCCGCTCAATCCAGTTGCACGCCGGGAACCACCCTGCCTGCGAATCAAGTCTTGGGTCGTCTTTCGGTACCACTACCTTGAGGTTATACAGGGTGCCGGTTGAGTCCTCAGAGAAGTGGTACAGCACCTCGAACCCTTCGCGCGTGTCCAGGCCGGTGCAGATCGAAAGTCTCATGCCACGCTCTTCGTGCAGGAACCGGCACGCCTCGGTCAATCGCTCTCGCGGAATCGAAAGATACAGCCGTCTCGGATTGTGCTCGTACACCTCTACCTCAGGAAACCGCTTACAGAACTCATCAAGCGCCGGCCGCGGGCTCTGATGTGTCTGGCCGCTCATCTCCCCTCCCCGCTAACCCTGTGCCTTGAGCAGAGCGGAGCCACTCCATTTCCGGCTACTCCCTTCCTGGCTCTTGTCCTCATAGCTTGCTCAGCGCCTTGACCACGCCAAGTATCATCGCCTCTGGCTTGGGCGGGCAACCGGGAATGTAGGCGTGCATCGGCAGATACTTGTCGTATGGTCCCATCGCGTTGTACGAGTGCATGAAAATGTGATTATTGCAGGTGCAAGTACCAATGCCGATGACTAGGCACGGCTTTGCCGCCTGCTCATAAACTTCCATAACCCGGGGCAGTGACTTCCGGTTCAGCACTCCGGTCACAAGCAGAGCGTCGGCGTGCCGCGGCGAGCCGACAAGGACGATTCCGAACCGCTCGACATCATAGCGCGGGGTCAACAGCTCCAGTATCTCGATGTCGCAGTTGTTGCACGAAGCCGCCGCCACGTGGTAGACCCACGGCGACTTCTTCAGACCCCAGAGTCCGAGCTTGCTCATAGTCTCAAGAATGCCAGAATGACCGCGATTATACCGAAACTGCCAAGGAAAAACCAGAAGAATCTCAGCGCCTGGTCAACCCGTAGTCTCGGGTTGGTGTTACGCATAAGGATAAGCAACACGACAATTGCCAATGCTTTAGGAATCGCCCACCAGTCCGCCAGTCCACCCCAGAGTACGGTGACTAAGAACAATGGCAGGAGGAAGAACATCATCGCCCGGGTCAGCCGGAATATCGCCAGGGCCGCACCCGAGTACTCGCAGTACACTCCGCTCATTATCTCCTGTTCGGCCTCGGCCATGTCAAAGGGCACGTTGCCGAGCTTCGCCTGAATCGTCACCAGCACAATCAGCCCGGCAATCACTCCGGAAACAGAATACAGAAACGGTCCGGAAACCTGCTGCGCCGCAATGATATCCCCGAGTCGGATCGCACCGCCTGACTTCACAATTGGCACGACCAGGGCCAGAAGAAACGGCAGCTCGTATCCGAAATACAGCGTCATCTCCCGCGACGCACCAACCGCCGCAAGCGGGTTGCGGCTGGCCGAAGCGCCAAGAATCAACCCAAGCGGGGGCAGCGCAAAAAGGTAAACAAGGACAATGAGGTCGCCGACAAACGACCCCTGAAGATGGAAGTTCACATAGAACAGGAGTACCGAGGTGATGCACATTGCCGCAAAGCCCAATAGCGGCGCCAAGAGGAATACGCTGGCCGCCGCACCCTTGGGCACAATCGTCTGTTTGAGTAGGAGCTTGGCCAGATCAGCAAAGGGCTGGTAGAATGGCGGGCCTTTTCGCCACTGGACTCGGGCACTCACGAACCGGTCAACCCAGGTCAGCACCAGACCGACAACGACACTGAAAAGGAAACCAGGAAATACCAGGAACCGAAACGCCAGACCCCACCCGTTCCAGAGTCCGCTCATGCGACCCTCCGCTCAGAGGTCAGCGCGGGCCAGCGTCCCAGGCTCCGGTCGGTTGTCGGCAGTCGTCCGGCCGTCATGGCCGCCTCCAGTGGCCGTGCCGGCCGGCAAATCCGACCCCAACCACAGTCTCGGCAACTTCCTTCTCCTCAACAAAGGTCAATGCGCCGGTCGGGCAGGTAGCAACACAGCGCGGGCCTTCTGGTCGGTCCGCGCACAGGCTGCACTTCTGGGCGATACGGCGCAGCATGCTGGTATCAATTACTCCAAACGGGCAGGCCAACGCACAGGAACGGCACCCCACGCAGTGGAACGAGGCCTGCTGGACCACACCGTTTTCTGTCTTGACGATAACTTCAAACGGGCACGCCGCCGCACAGAGCGGCTCGGCACAGTGCCGACAGCTCATCGGCAGCAGAACCGTCTCGTTTACCTCGGCGTAGCGGACCCTCGCCTCACCGGCAAACCGGCTCCGGCACGCAGCCTCACAAGCATGGCAGCCAATGCAGTAGTCAAGACGAAGAAACAGTCGCTTTGCCACTATGCTTCCTTCATCGCCTCAAGCGCAAGCTTCTTCGACCGGCCGACCTTCTCGAGTCGCGCGGCAACCGGTGGAATTTCGGTTTCGGATGTTACCGGGTCGGTCAGGAGCGGAAACAGTGCCCGGTTCTTGTGCGCATTCACGCCAATGGCTGCGACCCCGGCTGGCACCGCCTGGCTCAAGCGCACCCGGCACTCAATCGAACCGGTGCCGGTCGTTACCCGAACCTGCTCATCGTCGGCCAGCCCGAACCGCCGCGCGTCTTGCGGGCTGAGCGCAATATCGTCTTCCTCGGTAAAGAATCCGCCGATGCCGAAAGCCGCCTTTTCACCAACCAGTAGCAGTTCATCTTCAGCCTTCTGCTCTTCCTCGCCGTCGGCGTAGCGATTGCCGAGCTTTGCAACTTCGGTCGCAGTGAACACCGTTGACGGCTTACACTCGGACCCAGCCTGAGCCGCAACCTTCGGGTCAAAGCCCAGCTGCTCTATTATCCAGCCGACCAGCTTGGTACCACTGTACGGTGCGGCAAGCGGATGACGCTCAAACTCACCCCAGTATCCCCGTCCCCGGGATTCCTTTTCAAGTTCGCTCGGCACCGGCAGCACAAGACCAGGCAGCGGTTCGGCCGGCCGGAAAATGCTTGTTACCGCCCGGAACTCGACCTTGGCGACCTCCGGGAACAGGGCCGGATAGCTGTACGGGTGCATTCCGCCGAACCAGAGCACCAGCCTGACCCTGGCCTCGGCACATGCCTGCCTGAACTCTGAGAACTTGATCGGAGCCAGGGGCATGAGCGCTTCGCCAAACCCTGTGAACGGCGAATCGAGCTTGGCCGCGACCAATTGCGCAGCAAGGCTCACCAGTACCGGATGCTTGACCCGGCCCGGATGCATGGCACAGCCAACAAACCGGGTCGGCCCCGCAACCAGCGTCTTTGCCGCCTGTTCCAGCTCGACCCGATGAACACCGGCCAACTCGCTGTAGCGTTCCGGGTCAATACCCGCAGTCTTACCCAGCAATCCGGCCAAGGCCAGCAGTGCGAACCCCTCGGTCCCAGGCCTGACCTGAATGAACTGGTGGGCAAAACCGGCCTGGCGGGTTCGGAAAGAATCAATCACTACAAGCCGGTGCTTGCGGTCCTGGTACCGGGCTTCTGTCAATGGCCCGGCCGCCACCGGTGATGTCGAGAATACGTCGCCAACAAGCAACATGGCCGAAACCGACTGTACCTGTTCCAGTTTCGCGTCCTTCGTCTTTTCCAGCCGGTAGTTGAAACAGTTGTCCGGCTCAACATAACCACAGACCAGGTTCTTCGTGCCGAGCGTACGAGCAAGCCCGCAGACCAGCCGGGTCTCATCCAGGCCAAGGCCGCGAGTGTAAACAACCGCGGTCTGTTCCGGACCCGCATTCGCAATCCAAGCCCTAATCGTCGCAATTGCCTCAGGCCAAGTAATCTCCCGGCCATCAAGCAGCGGATATGCCAGGCGCTTTGGATGGTCAAGCACGATGCTTGCGCTGTTACCCCGCGGGCACAGCCGGCCACGGTTCACTCTGGCGTCCGCAACGTACTCCATCCGGTACTGGTAGTGGTGGCTGACCCCGGACTCACAGCCGTTGCGACAGAACGGGCATGTCGTCCGCTTTACCGTCACACTACTTCCTCTGTTGTCCTTACCATGATCCTAGACAAACGGATCCGGGATGTCCTTTATCTGATCCCAGGTCAAGACCGGACCGTCCTTGCAGGTAAAGTATGGGCCGAGTTTGCAGTGCCCGCACTGACCCAGGCCGCACGACATGTTCATCTCCATCGAGAGATACACGTTCCGGCCGTCAAAGCCAGCTTCGAGCAGCCGCCGGGTCACAAACTTCATCATTATCGGCGGCCCGCACACGACTGCAATACTTGTCTTCTCATCACACGGAATCTCGTCCATGAGACAGGTGACAACACCGACCTTCTTCATCCACTTTTCGTCTGCGGCATCCACTGACAGCTCAACGTCAACCTTGTCCATTTTCTCCCATTTCGGGATAAGCCGCTTATAAACGATGTCAGCCGGTGTCCGCGCGCCGTAACGCAGGTAAATCCGCTTGTACTTGTGAATCTCATGCGTCAGAGCCAGAAACAGCGCTCGCAGCGGTGCCAGACCCACACCGCCGCCGACAATATATATATCCCGGCCCTCAAACTTCTCCAACGGATAGCGCTGGCCGTACGGTCCCCTGATGCCGACAAAGTCCCCGGGCCCGAGCTTGAAGAGCGCACTTGTTGCCCGGCCGACCTTCATTATCGTCATCTCAAGCGTTTCGCGCTCGAAGTGCGAGGAAGAGGGCGTGAATGGCGCTTCACCATGACCCGGTATCGTCAGCTCGACAAACTGCCCGGCCAGAAACGGCACCTCTTGCTCCGGCTTCAGCACGAAGGTCCTGATATTCGGAGTCTCTTCAATTACCTCGAGAATCTCGGCACTTATCGGCTGATAGATATTGGCCACGCTACGCCTCGAGCACTGCCTTACGCACGTCAATCTTGCCCATGCACGCCCGGATACACCGGCCGCAGCCTGAGCACGCATACATCCCCTGCCAGGTCTTGAAATGAGAAAACTTGCAGTAGAACCGATTGAAAAAGCGCTTATGGAACTCCGAGCGCGGATTTGCG
Coding sequences:
- a CDS encoding 4Fe-4S dicluster domain-containing protein; this encodes MAKRLFLRLDYCIGCHACEAACRSRFAGEARVRYAEVNETVLLPMSCRHCAEPLCAAACPFEVIVKTENGVVQQASFHCVGCRSCALACPFGVIDTSMLRRIAQKCSLCADRPEGPRCVATCPTGALTFVEEKEVAETVVGVGFAGRHGHWRRP
- a CDS encoding molybdopterin dinucleotide binding domain-containing protein; amino-acid sequence: MTVKRTTCPFCRNGCESGVSHHYQYRMEYVADARVNRGRLCPRGNSASIVLDHPKRLAYPLLDGREITWPEAIATIRAWIANAGPEQTAVVYTRGLGLDETRLVCGLARTLGTKNLVCGYVEPDNCFNYRLEKTKDAKLEQVQSVSAMLLVGDVFSTSPVAAGPLTEARYQDRKHRLVVIDSFRTRQAGFAHQFIQVRPGTEGFALLALAGLLGKTAGIDPERYSELAGVHRVELEQAAKTLVAGPTRFVGCAMHPGRVKHPVLVSLAAQLVAAKLDSPFTGFGEALMPLAPIKFSEFRQACAEARVRLVLWFGGMHPYSYPALFPEVAKVEFRAVTSIFRPAEPLPGLVLPVPSELEKESRGRGYWGEFERHPLAAPYSGTKLVGWIIEQLGFDPKVAAQAGSECKPSTVFTATEVAKLGNRYADGEEEQKAEDELLLVGEKAAFGIGGFFTEEDDIALSPQDARRFGLADDEQVRVTTGTGSIECRVRLSQAVPAGVAAIGVNAHKNRALFPLLTDPVTSETEIPPVAARLEKVGRSKKLALEAMKEA
- a CDS encoding FAD/NAD(P)-binding protein, translated to MANIYQPISAEILEVIEETPNIRTFVLKPEQEVPFLAGQFVELTIPGHGEAPFTPSSSHFERETLEMTIMKVGRATSALFKLGPGDFVGIRGPYGQRYPLEKFEGRDIYIVGGGVGLAPLRALFLALTHEIHKYKRIYLRYGARTPADIVYKRLIPKWEKMDKVDVELSVDAADEKWMKKVGVVTCLMDEIPCDEKTSIAVVCGPPIMMKFVTRRLLEAGFDGRNVYLSMEMNMSCGLGQCGHCKLGPYFTCKDGPVLTWDQIKDIPDPFV